The genomic region AGCCACCACAACGAGTGAGCCGGTGCCGTACCTGTCAGCGAAACCCGCACAGGCGCACCGCCAGCCAAGTACTCGTCGGTGGCCGGTGCCAGGCGAGCGGGCCTGTCGTTCACAAGAGCCCGGGGCCCGTTGTAGCGGTCATACGTTCCAGGATGTGGCGGGTCCATCGAGCCAGGCACGCGTCCCGTCCGGCCCTACAGTGAGCCCGAATCTGTCGAAATCCGGGCTCACCTTGCTCGTGCCACCAGGAGTACGCGGCCACGCAATGTCCTCTTCCGTGATCGAGGTGGAAGAAGCTTCTCCGCTGGAGACGCCCGCAGCTGGTACGTAGCCACCGTGCCTGCCGGCTCGTCGAGGTGTTCACGCCTGGGTCCGACGAGTCCCGGAGCGCCGAGCGGCGCCCCTCCCTGGGGAGAGACACCCATGCCGGTCATTCTGTCGGCTGGCACTGACAATCCCCGGTGGGCGACGTCCTCGGCTCCGGGACACCGACCTCACCCCCCGCAGCTCCCGACCCTGGCCTGCGGGGCATTGTCAGTGCCCCGTGCCATCGTGGGACTGCCCGGCGGCGCCCATCACCGAAGCCGATGCCACCGCCGGGCGCCAAGTCGCTACTCCCGTACCCTGGTCACGGTGGCCGTCGCATGCCTGGTGGTACCGGCAAGCACTTCAACGACGAGACCCCGACCGCATGTTGTGTACCGCTCCCTGTCCGGAGCGCGCGCCACCCGGCCTGGACCGGAGTCGAGCAGCGCGGGCGCCGCCCGGACCTGGACGCCGATGGTGAGCTGACGAGACAGTGCCACCCTGCCGTCGGGGAGTCGCACGGCGAGATGCTCCGGCCGGGCCGGCGTCCCCGTGTAACCGACGACCGGACAGTCAACGGTGTCCGAATGCACTGGCGAAGAGAAGGTATTCGATCCATGCACTACTCGCGACGATCTGCAGCAGATGGTTCCCACAGCCCGCTGGCTGTGTGGGTAACTGTGGGAGTCACCTTCTGACCGAGTTCGCGATGTCAGTTTGTTTTGACGTCACGTGAGGGCTTGTGGTGAGAGCGTGAGGTGTGCTTCTGCCGCTGCGAGCCGCAGGGTTGAGGAGCAGCGGACGCGTTCGCCACCGGTCCGTATCGACCGCGAGTGCTCCGGCTGACACTGGCCGCTCCAACACCGGGCGAACTCAGCGCCGTGCAGCACCAGCTCAGCGCCGGTACCTGCCGGAAGATCATGCTGAGGTCTACCGGACGTCACCTGAGCCCAGCACAATCGCCCGTATGACGATCACCACGAGCGCCGCGCCGCCGCCCACGCACAACAGGCCCGTCGCGCTCGCCCGGGGGTTCCTCACGGGTGGCGTGACGGGGGCGTCCCTGGCGGCCGTCGTCGTCGGGATCGCCATTTCGAACGAGCCGCTGATCGTCGGTGGCGCGTGCCTGCTCGCGGTCTACGTCCTGATCCGCTACCTCGCCGGCATGCCGAGGCGCGCCCGGGAAGCGGCGATCCCGCCGTACCTGGCCCTCGCGATGATCGAGAGCTTGGCGGCCGTCGGGGGTGAGACGAGCGACATACCGGTGAAGTTCGACCTCACCGTCGCACCGGATGACGCACCGGCGTACCGCGTCGAGTTCACTCAGGACATCAACCTCGCCGACCTGCCCGACTACCGGCCGCGCGGCATCCTGGTAGTCCAGTACCCGCCGGACCGGCCGCTGAAGGTGAGGATCGTCAAACGACCGACACCGGACTGGGAGGAACGGGCCGCCTCGGCCCGCCTCGACTCGGCACCCGGACCGGCCCGGGCGAGCGACCCTTTGGAAGGCTGCGGTGCCACCCTGGTCGGGTTCCTCGGTTTGCTGCTCGGCGCGGCCCTGGTCGTCCTGTTGTTCCGCGCGGACCTGTTCGACCAGGACGACTCCGACACCGCGCGGCCGTCGGTCTCCTCCTCCAGCACCTCCTCGTCGTCCACGACCACCGTGTCGTCGGCGTCCGGCACTGTGGCCCTCGGCCCCGGTCAGTCCTTCCTGGACGAGGGCAGGTTGGGCCGTTCCGTCGCCGCGCTCGCCAAAGGCGAGGACAAGCAGCGGGCGCTCACCGTCGTCGTACAGGAACGCCTGCTGACGGTCGTCTTCGCCCCCACTGGCACCCAGGCGGCCTCCCGACTCGACCTGGATTCCCTGCCGTACGACCGTGTTCCGGCCCTGGTGAAGGAGGCCACGACCACGCTCGGCGTCGGCTCCCCGCGCACCTGGCAGCTCACCGCCGACCGCCTCACCGGCAGGGTGGCCCTCAGCGTATCCGTGACCGGCTCCGAAGGCACCGCCTATCTGGAGGCGGACGGGCAGGGCAAGGTCGTACGGCGCGTCTCGGCAGGGGGCTGATCCATGGACTGGCATGCGTATCTGGTGCTGTGGTGCGGGGTGTTCGGCGCGTGGGCGCTGGTCGGATACGGGAGGTCGCTGGCCGGGATGACCCGGGCGCAGCGGACGGTCCGGGCGACGGGACGGATCGAGCGGGTGGACGAGCCCCGACACGGAAGCTCCCCGAGCGACGGGATAGCCGTGGTCGTCTCCTTCCAGGACCCGTCCACCGGGCAGGAGTTCACCGTCACCAACGAGGGTGAGCGCGGCGAGAGGATCAGCGTGGCTTGGACGGGCCGGGAGATCGGGGTCCGCTATCCGCGCGGCAGACCTCACGCCTTCCGGTTCGCCACCCACCTCTCCGAAGTCGGGCGCGGCCTCGGCTGGGCGAACTTCGCGCTCTTCCTCGTCTACGCCGGTCTGGTCGCCGTCGCCGCGATCGACTGGGGCTGGCCGTGGGCGCTGCTCGGCTTCTGCGGGCCCTGGGCCCTCTCCGGCCTGTACCACCTGCCCGGGAACATCCGCGACAGGAACCGCCGTCTCGGCGCACTGGCCGCCATGGCCGCCGTATCCGGCTGTGTCGTCGCCGTCCTCAAGAGCGTCACCGTCGACTCCAACGACGGCCACACCCTGACCAACCTGATGCCGGTCGTCACCTTCACCACCCTCGACGGCAGGGAGGTCACGGCCTACTGCGAGTCCGGAATCCCGGACCCCGCCGGATCACGGGGCCTGGACCTCACGATCCACTACGCCCCCGACGACCCGGCCCTCTTCGTCCTGGACGTCGAGGCCGAACGCCGCTCCTGGAAACGAGACATGGTCGTCAACGTGGTGGGTGTGCTGGTCGTGGCGGCGGCGGCCGTGGTGGGGGTGGTCGCGCTGTGACCCGGGAGCCGGGCTGTCTTCCCGCCATGGAGCCGCTGACGTTCGACTACGAGAACCTGCATCTGCGCGTGGACCAGGGGGTGTTCGAACTGTTCACCATGGGCAGATCCGAGCTCCGGGTGCCGCTGCGGTGGCTCGGGGCACTGGTGCACTACAAGAAGCCCGCCCGGCCCGGCCAGTTGTTCATCGGCACCGTACGCGATCCGAGCGCCGTGCTCTACGGCACCGAGCAGGCCGCCTTCTGGTACAGCACCTCGCCCGCGTTCCGGGTACTGCCCGGCGACGAGCCGTTGTTTCGCGCGTACTTCACCGAGGTGGCCGCGCTCGCCGACCGGAGGGTGGTCTGAGATGGAAGCGGCGGAGCCGAAGGTCTTCCAGCACGACCGTCTGTACATCCAGGTCGACCGGGGATCGGCGAGGTCTTCCGGCGCACCAACGTCATCGGGCCGTACCGCTACCCGCTGGCCTGGGTGACGGTGTACGCCGAGACACGTCGAGGGGGCCGGACCCGGCTGTGCTTCGGTACCGCCGAGGACCTGGGCGAACCGGTCTACGGGAGCGTGCCGGGCGCCGGACCGGTGTTCTTCCGGCACGAGATCCCGACCGCATACGAGCCCCTCTACCGCGCCTTCTTCACCGAGCTCGCCCATCTGGCCGACCGCCCGATCGCCTCGTAGAGTCGAAGCCGGGCAGTCAACAGCTATGGCCCTGGCTCCGGCTGCCCCAAGCACCGGCTCCCCCGTCCCGGCCCGCACAGCAACGCCGCCCCGGTGGCACCGGGAACACGACGGCTCAGCTCGACGTAGGCAGAGCCCCAGTAGGCGGACGACTGGCAGGTCCGCCAGCTGCGGCGCGTACGCGAACCCCGCCAGGGTGAGCAGGCCGCCCTGTAGCTCGGCCCGGTCACGTCAGCAACGACACGTATTCGGACCAGTTCTCGCCGACGAGCGTGGCCCAGCGTTCGGCTGTCTTGGGGTGGATGCCGAGCAGGTCAGCGATGACCATGGGCGGCAGGTCGGCCAGGGAGTCCATCATGGCGGTGTTCCGAGCTGCGCGGGCGGGCAGACCGTGGTGTCTCAGTGTGTCGGCGAGGCCGAGGGGGTTGCGCGGGCGTCCAGGGCTTTGTCCGGGCAAGAGGTACCTTCGACCAGCCGTGGTGCTATGCCGGGGCGTGCCGTGGCGGAGCTGATCGTCGATCAGACGAGCGAGCTTCGGCGGGAGCACGAAGGGGTGCTGATTGACCGCCAAGTAGGTGTGCTTTTTGTCGCGACTGATGTGGTCCTCGGTGAGCTCGACGATGCGGGCCAGGGGAAGCGCGTAGAGACGGACGAGAGCGGCCGCGACGCGGACGTCCAAGGGCAACGCGGTGTCATTCAAGCAGCGCAACAGCTCGTCGCGGGCCACGTCCTCGGCTTGGAAGTGGCCGGGAAGTTGCGAGGCTGGGCGATCGATGACCAGACCGGGCGGGCAGAGGCGTCGTGCAGTGCTCCAGCGGAGGAAAGGGATGGAACGGGAGCGCAGAGTTGGCCTGTCGTTCGCCCAGGTGTCCAGATGCGGCTGCTGGAGTCGACGGAGGCACAGGTGCTGGGAGTCGAGCCAGTTCAGGAAGTCGATGGCGGCGGCCACGTTGCCGCAGTCGCCTTTGTGCGCGGCGTAGGTGTAGCAGCCTCGGGTTGAGCGTCGGCGGGCGTCGCGGATGATGCCGGCAGCCTCCCGCAGCATTCCGGGGCTCCGGGGGCGGGCCGTCCGCACCCGCAGCGGGGCCGGAGCCCTCAGGGCTGCTGCGGGTCGTTGGCGCTGCGGCCGTAGCGGGCGAGCATCGTCGTGACCGCGTCCTCGACGGCGCGGCCGACGTCGGCAGGTGCAGGGCTCCAGTCGGCGAGCAGCATCCGCGGCCACAGGACGTAGTTGGCGATCATGCCGAGGAACTGGTTGGTGGCGCTCTCCGCGTCGGGTACCACCGCAGTGCCCGCGGCGTGCTGGGCCTCCAGGTAGTGCTGGACGGAGATGAAGTAGGGCAGCTTGCCCAGCTCGAACTGAGCTCGTCCCAGCTCCGGGAAACGCGGCAGTTCGGCGATGACGATGCGGAAGAGGGCCGCCATCGCGGGCCGGCCGATCAGGTCGGCGTACTGGCGGCCGATGGCGCTCAGGCCGGCGCGCAGGTCACCGGGCTGCGTCGTGGGGGCCGCCGGGTCTGGCCCGCCCTTCCAGTACTCGGTGACGATGGCCTCGAAGAGTGCCGCCTTGGTGGGGAACTGTTTGAACAGCGTGGACTTCGAGACGACCGCTTCCTGCGCGATCTTCGCCAGCGATGTCCCGTCATAGCCCCGTTCCAGGAACAGCTTCGTGGCCGCTGCGGTGATCGCCTCGCGCTTGCGCTGAGCGAGTCGTTGATGGTGCGCGGAGAGTCCTGCGGTCATGGGGCCAGTATGACTCATCCCGAGGCGAGTCACTTGACTCACCACTGTGCAGATGTTTACGTGGCCAGGGAGGCGAGTCGAGCGACTCGCATTCGGTCGGCGGGAGCACTCCCCCGCCGGCATCGTTCCGTTCCCGCAGGGAGAAGCGCTCATGGAGTCAGGCAAGATCGCATTGGTGACCGGCGGCAATCGCGGGCTGGGCCGGGCTACGGCCCAGGCGCTGGCCCGGCACGGGCTGCGCGTCATCGTGACCTACCGCGGCGACGCGCAGGAGGCCGAGGAGACGGTCAGGAACGTTCAGGAAACCGGCGCCACCGCTGCCGCGCTGCGGCTGGACGTCAGTGACGTGGCCTCCTTTCCCGCCCTCGTCTCCCACCTGGCCGCGCAGCTGGAGCGCTGGGACGCGACCCGGCTGGATGTCCTGGTCAACAATGCCGGGATCGGGCTGTTCGGGCCGTTGGAAGCGGTCACGGTCGACGACTTCGACGCGGTGATGGACACCAACGTGCGCGGCACGTTCTTCCTCATCCAGGCGCTTGCGCCCGTGCTGGCCGACGGGGGGCGGATCATCAACGTCTCCTCCTCCCTCAGCCGCCACACCAGTGCCGGTACCTCGGTCTACTCGGCCTCCAAGGCTGCGGTCGAGGTCCTCAGCCGGACCTTGGCCGTGGAGCTGGGGGCGCGCAAGATCCGCGTCAACGCCATCGCGCCGGGGCCGACCGCCACCGACTTCAACGGCGGTGCCATGCGGGACGATGCGCAGATGCGCGAGGGCTTGGGCGCGCAGACCGCGCTCGGCCGCGTCGGTGAACCGCAGGAGATCGGCGACGCGATTGCCGCGCTCGCCTCCGAGGACCTGCGATGGGTCACCGGCCAGCGGCTCGAGGTGTCCGGCGGCGCCCTGTTGTAGGCCCACACTGTGTGCCCCGCCCCTTACCTGGCAGAACCGGGTGATGCCGCGGGTGATGAACGCGACTCGGATGATGGGCAGCATGCAGACGGCCTGCATCACGGCGTACCACGGCGGGCAGACACCCGGGATCAGGTCGACGCCGATGATCGCGATCGGCATGATGACGGCGAGGGCGCTCCGCGCTCGAAGGTCCGCCGAGATCCCCGGGAAGCAGAGACGGTCATCCGGTAGATCAGCACGGCGACTACAGGCAGCAGGGCTGCCCGGACCCACATGAACGTGTTCACCATATGACCGCTGCTCGACACCACGCGGAGAAGCTGATGGAAACCGACCCTGCCCAGGCCAGGACGCTGATGCGGGAAGCGCGGGCCGGTGCCACCGCGTCACTGCCCGAGCTCCGCGAACTGGTCCAGGGAATCAACCCGCCCGTGCTGAACGATCGCGGGCTCATCGACGCCGTTCGCGCTCTTGCCCTGGACAGCCCGATCGAAGCGGCTGTCAGCGCAGACCTTCAACTCAGCCTGGACCCGCCGATCGAGTCCGCCCTGTCCTTCGCCATCGCCGAACTGCTGACCAACGCGGTCAAGCACGCCCGTGCGACCCAGGCCCGGATCTCCATCACCCAGGACGACACCGGCATCGTCATCGATGTCGAAGACAACGGCCGCGGCGGAGCCGGCCTGCGAGCCGACGGCGGACTCGCAGGGCTGCGCCGCCGCCTCGCGGTCTTCGACGGCGCCCTGGAGATCACCAGCCCGGAAGGCGGCCCGACCCGGGTGAGGATGATGGTGCCGTGCGAATCGTTGCAGCCGAAGACCTCTGCCTCCTGCGTGACGGGATGGTTCGCCTCATCGAGGCATATGGACACCAGGTGGTGGCGACCGCAGCCACCGGACCCGAGACGCTGCACGCGCTGTTGACGTGGCGGCCGGATGTTGCCGTCGTCGACGTCCGCATGCCACCGACCCAGTCGGACGAGGGCCTGCGGGCGGCTCTTGCCGCCCGCAGCGAACTGCCCGGACTACCGGTCCTCATCCTTTCCCAGTACGTCGAGCAGTTGTACGCCCGCGAACTCCTGACCGACGGCGCCGGCGGCATCGGCTACTTCCTCAAAGAGAGCGTCTTCGACGCCGATCAGTTCATCGACGCCCTGGAACGCGTCGTCGCCGGCGGGACCGCCATGGACCCGGCCGTCATCGCCAAACTACTGTCCAGCGGATCCTCGCATCGACGACTCGAACGGCTCACCGAACGCGAACACTCCGTGCTCGGCCTCATGGCCGAAGGACTGTCCAACCAGGCCATCGGCCAACGGCTCTTCCTCAGCGAAAGCGCCATCAGCAAGTACACCACCTCCCTGTTCGGCAAACTCGGCATCACCGATGACGACAACAACAACCGCCGCGTCCTTGCCGTTCTCACCTACCTGAACAACCCCTGACGCGCCTTGGCCCCACCGCAAGACGGTGTTTCATAGGTGGTCGCCTATGAAACAAACCCGGCCCGGGGAGCCTTGCGCTCGCGCTTCGGCTCTCCGGCACCAGCGCCGGGGGCGCTTGCTGTATTCCGGGAGGGCCCGCCGCACCGGCGTGGCCCGACAGGGAGAGGACTCCGGGGTAGACGAGATCGACCCGTGCGACGACGCAGCGCAGCAGTTGGCCGCAGCCAGGAACCGAACTGCTGCAGCGCACGTCTCCCGCACCATGATCTCAAGCGAGCGCCAAGAGCACGCGATTTCCACCAGGCTGGTCTCGCCGTCCGCAGTGAGTGTGGATCCGTCGAAGACCAACGACTACAACAGCTTCGCCGAGGCGTACACGGCCGCAAACGAAACCAACCTGGTCAATGCCTACTACGAGCGGCCCGCGATGCTGGCCCTCGCTGGAGACGTGGCCGGCCGGCGGATCCTCGACGCCGGCTGCGGCTCGGGGGCCCTGTTTGCCGCGCTGCGCGACCGTGGCGCCATTGTGAGTGGCTTCGACACGAGTGCCGGGATGCTGGAGCTGGCTCGGCAGCGGCTCGGCGACGGTGCGGACCTGCAGGTGGCGGACCTGGGCAGCCCGCTTCCTTACGCTGATGACACGTTCGACGATGTAGCGGCGTCCCTGGTGCTGCACTACCTGGAGGACTGGGGGCCGGCGCTGGCCGAGCTGCGACGCATACTCAGGCCCGGCGGTCGGCTGATCGCGTCTGTCGACCATCCCTTTGCCATCAACCTCATCCACCGCGAGGCCGGTCGCGAGGCCGAGTGCAACTACTTCGACACCACCAAATGGACCGTAGAGTGGACCGTGGGCGGCCAGACCGCTCTGGTGAGCAGATGGAACAGGCCGCTGCACGCGATGATCGAGGCTTTCATCGGGGCCGGTTTCCGGAT from Streptomyces sp. NBC_01267 harbors:
- a CDS encoding DUF3592 domain-containing protein, yielding MDWHAYLVLWCGVFGAWALVGYGRSLAGMTRAQRTVRATGRIERVDEPRHGSSPSDGIAVVVSFQDPSTGQEFTVTNEGERGERISVAWTGREIGVRYPRGRPHAFRFATHLSEVGRGLGWANFALFLVYAGLVAVAAIDWGWPWALLGFCGPWALSGLYHLPGNIRDRNRRLGALAAMAAVSGCVVAVLKSVTVDSNDGHTLTNLMPVVTFTTLDGREVTAYCESGIPDPAGSRGLDLTIHYAPDDPALFVLDVEAERRSWKRDMVVNVVGVLVVAAAAVVGVVAL
- a CDS encoding TetR/AcrR family transcriptional regulator is translated as MTAGLSAHHQRLAQRKREAITAAATKLFLERGYDGTSLAKIAQEAVVSKSTLFKQFPTKAALFEAIVTEYWKGGPDPAAPTTQPGDLRAGLSAIGRQYADLIGRPAMAALFRIVIAELPRFPELGRAQFELGKLPYFISVQHYLEAQHAAGTAVVPDAESATNQFLGMIANYVLWPRMLLADWSPAPADVGRAVEDAVTTMLARYGRSANDPQQP
- a CDS encoding SDR family NAD(P)-dependent oxidoreductase; the encoded protein is MESGKIALVTGGNRGLGRATAQALARHGLRVIVTYRGDAQEAEETVRNVQETGATAAALRLDVSDVASFPALVSHLAAQLERWDATRLDVLVNNAGIGLFGPLEAVTVDDFDAVMDTNVRGTFFLIQALAPVLADGGRIINVSSSLSRHTSAGTSVYSASKAAVEVLSRTLAVELGARKIRVNAIAPGPTATDFNGGAMRDDAQMREGLGAQTALGRVGEPQEIGDAIAALASEDLRWVTGQRLEVSGGALL
- a CDS encoding response regulator transcription factor, which translates into the protein MRIVAAEDLCLLRDGMVRLIEAYGHQVVATAATGPETLHALLTWRPDVAVVDVRMPPTQSDEGLRAALAARSELPGLPVLILSQYVEQLYARELLTDGAGGIGYFLKESVFDADQFIDALERVVAGGTAMDPAVIAKLLSSGSSHRRLERLTEREHSVLGLMAEGLSNQAIGQRLFLSESAISKYTTSLFGKLGITDDDNNNRRVLAVLTYLNNP
- a CDS encoding class I SAM-dependent methyltransferase produces the protein MISSERQEHAISTRLVSPSAVSVDPSKTNDYNSFAEAYTAANETNLVNAYYERPAMLALAGDVAGRRILDAGCGSGALFAALRDRGAIVSGFDTSAGMLELARQRLGDGADLQVADLGSPLPYADDTFDDVAASLVLHYLEDWGPALAELRRILRPGGRLIASVDHPFAINLIHREAGREAECNYFDTTKWTVEWTVGGQTALVSRWNRPLHAMIEAFIGAGFRITVISEPDPDPAAREMFPEAIAAEPRFLCFLFFVLQAE